A region from the Clostridium beijerinckii genome encodes:
- a CDS encoding aminotransferase class I/II — protein MGIYNEYINSYDEYTINLDSNEIYLEMDENIQMNMKSCLNSIGLHRYPTNEMKTIKELYANYAGSESKNIIVGNGSDEMIELAVSQVITQGKKALSLGPDFVMYDFYVSRFGGELKTYDIGKSMNFNVQEFIELAKQENVDLILFSNPNNPTGIGIDLDNIITILETFKDTTVLIDEAYYEFYGKSMIQYINKYKNLIVTRTLSKAWGLASLRIGFLITHEDNICELLNYKVPYTISSISQNLAAIVLRYPEKVRNNAKQIIEQREELYKNLKEVQKNAAMNIHFYPSKGNYIYGRTTHKEALIKGLENNGIVIRNFSDDTFRITVGSPMQNRKVVDGIKKIFVYK, from the coding sequence ATGGGAATCTATAACGAGTATATTAATTCCTATGATGAATATACAATTAACCTAGATAGTAATGAAATCTATTTAGAGATGGATGAAAATATACAGATGAATATGAAATCTTGCTTAAATAGCATAGGGTTACATAGGTATCCTACTAATGAAATGAAGACTATAAAAGAATTATATGCAAATTATGCAGGTTCAGAAAGTAAAAACATTATTGTAGGAAATGGATCGGATGAAATGATAGAACTTGCAGTAAGCCAGGTAATTACACAAGGCAAGAAAGCATTAAGCTTAGGACCTGATTTTGTAATGTATGATTTTTATGTATCAAGATTTGGTGGAGAACTTAAAACATATGATATAGGTAAATCTATGAATTTTAATGTACAAGAATTTATAGAACTTGCAAAACAAGAAAATGTAGATTTAATTCTTTTCTCAAATCCCAATAATCCTACTGGAATTGGAATAGATTTAGATAATATAATTACTATATTAGAGACATTTAAAGATACAACAGTTCTTATAGATGAAGCATATTATGAGTTTTATGGGAAATCCATGATTCAATATATAAATAAGTATAAAAATTTAATTGTAACAAGAACACTTTCAAAAGCTTGGGGACTTGCATCCTTAAGAATTGGATTTTTAATAACTCATGAAGATAATATATGTGAATTATTAAACTATAAGGTGCCGTATACAATAAGCTCTATTTCACAAAATTTAGCGGCTATTGTTTTAAGATATCCAGAAAAGGTTAGAAATAATGCAAAGCAAATAATTGAACAAAGAGAAGAATTATATAAAAATCTTAAAGAAGTTCAAAAAAATGCGGCAATGAATATACATTTTTATCCATCTAAAGGCAATTACATATATGGAAGAACAACACATAAAGAAGCTCTTATAAAGGGACTCGAAAATAATGGTATTGTAATTAGAAATTTTAGTGATGATACTTTTAGAATTACTGTTGGGTCACCTATGCAAAATAGAAAAGTAGTGGATGGAATAAAAAAGATTTTTGTATATAAATAG
- a CDS encoding trigger factor produces the protein MKAKVEKIETNVIKLEIRVEAEKFDAALTKAYNKNKSRYNIPGFRKGKVPMAMVKKFYGVEAFYDDAVNFAIDESYPVALSENNIRPVDYPQVDIVELGEGKELVYTATVTTYPEIELGEYKGLDIKKAVYEVEDSEIEKQIKEMQEKNARIEVKKEGNIAKGDIAIIDFKGFVDGVAFDGGEGNDYSLEIGSGTFIDNFEEQLIGLAIGEKKEVNVTFPESYGKEELNGKPAMFEVEIKSIKVKELPELDDEFAKDISAVDSFEELKENLKKTLAKNNDEKAEREFEEAVITAIIENSKMDVPEVMVSKEIDDMMKDLEGRLKYQGLSLDQYMEFTGNTTEKMRDFMKENAERKVKADLVLEAVSKAEEIKATEEQLNEKALELGKIYGPKDPEKMAKILLKSQKNMIEKDIVIENTLKFIKENCK, from the coding sequence ATGAAAGCTAAAGTGGAAAAAATAGAAACAAATGTGATAAAATTAGAAATAAGGGTTGAAGCTGAAAAATTTGATGCGGCATTAACTAAGGCTTATAATAAGAATAAGAGCAGATACAACATACCAGGATTTAGAAAAGGAAAAGTTCCAATGGCAATGGTTAAGAAATTCTATGGAGTGGAAGCATTCTATGATGATGCTGTTAACTTTGCAATTGATGAATCATATCCAGTAGCGTTAAGCGAAAATAATATAAGACCTGTAGATTATCCACAAGTTGATATAGTAGAATTAGGCGAAGGTAAAGAACTAGTTTATACTGCAACAGTTACTACTTATCCAGAAATAGAACTTGGAGAATACAAGGGATTAGATATAAAGAAAGCTGTATATGAAGTTGAAGATAGCGAAATAGAAAAGCAAATTAAAGAAATGCAAGAAAAAAATGCTAGAATAGAAGTTAAAAAAGAAGGCAATATAGCTAAAGGCGATATAGCTATTATAGATTTTAAGGGATTCGTAGACGGAGTTGCTTTTGATGGCGGCGAAGGAAATGATTATTCTCTAGAAATAGGTTCAGGCACTTTCATTGATAACTTTGAAGAACAATTAATTGGTTTGGCAATAGGCGAAAAGAAAGAAGTTAACGTTACTTTCCCAGAATCTTATGGAAAAGAAGAATTAAACGGAAAGCCAGCAATGTTTGAAGTTGAAATTAAATCAATCAAAGTTAAAGAATTACCAGAATTAGATGATGAATTTGCTAAAGATATATCAGCAGTTGATTCATTTGAAGAACTGAAAGAAAATCTTAAAAAGACATTAGCAAAAAATAATGATGAAAAAGCTGAAAGAGAATTTGAAGAAGCTGTTATTACTGCAATAATTGAAAATTCAAAGATGGATGTTCCAGAAGTTATGGTAAGCAAAGAAATTGATGATATGATGAAGGACCTTGAAGGAAGATTAAAATATCAAGGATTAAGCTTAGATCAATACATGGAATTTACAGGAAATACAACTGAAAAAATGAGAGATTTCATGAAAGAAAATGCAGAAAGAAAAGTTAAAGCTGATTTAGTTCTTGAAGCAGTTTCTAAGGCAGAAGAAATTAAAGCTACTGAAGAACAATTGAATGAAAAAGCTTTAGAATTAGGAAAAATATATGGACCTAAAGATCCAGAAAAAATGGCTAAAATTTTACTTAAGTCTCAAAAAAATATGATTGAAAAAGATATAGTGATTGAAAATACTCTTAAATTTATAAAAGAAAATTGCAAATAA
- a CDS encoding class II aldolase: MLENLKIKLIKIAKDAEKYNLCKERTGNFSIRDESTGYIIITPSKIKRENLKEEHICVVDLSGKEIEVLEGIRPSSELLLHLEIYKARKDIRSIMHIHSMYATTFSVANKVIPPIIYDSANYGGYIYVANYEKTKTIELAKDVLEQLNKGDACLLERDGVVVVSKNIDDVLLKARYVEEVAEVYYKTLMLNQLKEPTRLTRKELMLQ, translated from the coding sequence ATGTTGGAAAATCTAAAAATTAAACTTATAAAAATAGCTAAGGATGCAGAAAAGTATAATTTATGCAAAGAAAGAACAGGAAATTTCAGTATTAGGGATGAGAGCACAGGATATATAATTATAACACCTTCAAAAATAAAGAGAGAAAATTTAAAAGAAGAACACATTTGTGTTGTAGATTTAAGTGGAAAGGAGATTGAAGTATTGGAGGGCATTAGGCCAAGTAGTGAATTATTACTTCATCTTGAAATATATAAAGCAAGAAAGGATATACGATCTATAATGCATATACATTCTATGTATGCAACCACTTTTTCTGTAGCAAATAAAGTAATTCCACCAATTATTTATGATTCTGCAAATTATGGGGGATATATATATGTAGCTAACTATGAAAAAACAAAAACTATTGAATTAGCAAAGGATGTACTAGAACAGTTAAATAAAGGTGATGCGTGCTTATTAGAAAGAGACGGAGTTGTTGTAGTAAGCAAAAATATAGACGATGTATTGTTAAAAGCAAGATATGTTGAAGAAGTAGCTGAAGTTTATTATAAAACATTAATGTTAAATCAACTTAAAGAACCTACAAGACTTACAAGAAAAGAACTAATGTTACAATAA
- the hisA gene encoding 1-(5-phosphoribosyl)-5-[(5-phosphoribosylamino)methylideneamino]imidazole-4-carboxamide isomerase: MIILPAIDIIDGKPVRLYQGDYDKKEIVAEDVLETAKSFEDMGAEYVHLVDLDGAKSGSNQNHELVIKIAKILKIPVELGGGIRSFETIKYLLDNGVARVILGTIAMEDEELLKKAVDTYGEKIAVGIDCKDGKVYGRGWLAGSDLDYIDFAKKMESVGVKNIIVTDISKDGTLEGPNVDMLKALKETVNIDITASGGICDIENIKDLMDINLYGAITGKAIYAKTLSLEEAIKISRV, from the coding sequence ATGATAATTTTACCAGCAATTGATATAATTGATGGAAAACCAGTGAGATTATATCAAGGAGATTATGATAAAAAGGAAATAGTTGCAGAGGATGTACTTGAAACAGCAAAATCTTTTGAAGATATGGGTGCAGAATATGTACATTTGGTTGATTTAGATGGAGCAAAAAGTGGAAGCAATCAAAATCACGAATTAGTAATAAAAATTGCTAAGATACTTAAGATTCCTGTAGAATTAGGAGGCGGAATTCGTTCTTTTGAAACTATTAAATATCTATTAGATAATGGAGTAGCAAGGGTAATTCTTGGAACTATAGCTATGGAAGATGAGGAATTATTAAAAAAAGCAGTAGATACATACGGTGAAAAGATTGCAGTTGGAATAGATTGTAAAGACGGTAAGGTATATGGAAGAGGCTGGCTAGCTGGAAGTGACTTAGATTACATAGATTTTGCAAAGAAGATGGAAAGCGTAGGCGTTAAGAATATAATAGTAACTGATATAAGTAAAGATGGAACACTAGAAGGTCCTAATGTGGATATGCTTAAAGCTCTAAAAGAAACTGTTAATATTGATATTACAGCTTCAGGTGGAATTTGTGACATAGAAAATATAAAAGACTTGATGGATATAAACTTATATGGAGCAATAACTGGCAAGGCTATATATGCTAAAACATTGTCTTTAGAGGAAGCAATAAAGATTTCAAGAGTGTAA
- the hisH gene encoding imidazole glycerol phosphate synthase subunit HisH, with protein sequence MIVIIDYGMGNLSSVKNALNFLGLESKISSHEEEIRNANALILPGVGAFPDAMDTIERLSLDKIIKEEVAKNKPLLGICLGMQLLFKNGFEGFERKGLGLLKGSIVKMKDDKKNNIKIPHIGWNNLIYNKKDELFNSIEEGKFVYYVHSYFVQGYNDKDLVAYSEYGENKIPGVVRCKNVMGAQFHPEKSGTVGLSILKNFGEMIK encoded by the coding sequence ATGATAGTTATAATAGATTATGGAATGGGGAATTTAAGTAGTGTTAAGAATGCTCTTAATTTTCTTGGACTTGAAAGTAAAATTTCATCACATGAAGAAGAAATAAGAAATGCTAATGCATTAATATTGCCAGGGGTTGGCGCATTTCCTGATGCTATGGACACTATAGAAAGGTTATCTTTAGATAAGATAATAAAAGAAGAAGTAGCTAAGAATAAGCCTCTTTTAGGAATTTGTCTTGGTATGCAATTATTATTTAAAAATGGTTTTGAAGGATTTGAAAGAAAAGGACTTGGATTATTAAAAGGCAGTATTGTTAAGATGAAAGACGATAAAAAAAATAATATTAAGATTCCTCACATTGGTTGGAATAATTTAATATATAACAAAAAAGATGAATTGTTTAATTCCATAGAAGAAGGTAAATTTGTTTATTATGTACACTCATATTTTGTGCAGGGATATAATGATAAGGATTTAGTAGCTTATAGTGAATATGGAGAAAATAAGATTCCAGGTGTTGTTAGATGTAAGAATGTTATGGGAGCTCAATTTCATCCTGAAAAGAGTGGAACTGTAGGCTTATCTATTTTGAAAAATTTTGGGGAGATGATTAAATGA
- a CDS encoding 3-oxoacid CoA-transferase, with the protein MTKIISSKEAAKLVKDGDVVAASGFALLAVPESLLKSLEERFLEEKSPQDLTLMFAAASGDRENKGLNHLAHEGLLNKVIGGHFGLAPKLGALMRDNKIYGYNLPQGVMAHMFRDKASKKTGTITKVGLNTFVDPRVEGGKVNEKTVEDIVQVIDILGEENLIYKCPNIDVAFIRGTYADEKGNITMDHEATYSEATVIAQAVKNCGGIVIVQVEKVVKSGTLNPRNVKIPRIYVDYIVEAKDEEDQAQILGHSYDSSLTGDVNMVVDGLEPLKLDERKIINRRAAMELVKGQVANIGIGMPEGTSNIANEEGIGDFFTLTVEPGAIGGIPQGGNKFGASINPECMIDQPTQFDFYDGGGLDIAFLGLAQVDKRGNINVSKFGPKVPGCGGFINITQNSKKVVFCGTFTAKGLEIKIDGGKLKIMNEGINKKFLDSVGQITFSGKYAMKVKQSVMYITERAVFELKEDGLHLTEIAPGIDIQRDILDVMDFVPIIDNNLKLMDKRIFVDKLMGLN; encoded by the coding sequence ATGACAAAAATAATTAGTTCCAAAGAAGCAGCAAAATTAGTGAAAGATGGTGATGTTGTAGCAGCATCGGGATTTGCATTATTAGCAGTTCCAGAATCATTATTGAAAAGCTTAGAAGAAAGATTTTTAGAAGAAAAAAGTCCACAAGATTTAACTTTAATGTTTGCAGCAGCATCAGGAGATCGTGAAAACAAGGGGTTAAATCACTTAGCTCATGAAGGATTGCTAAATAAAGTTATAGGTGGACATTTTGGACTAGCACCTAAATTGGGAGCATTGATGAGAGATAATAAAATATATGGATATAATTTACCACAAGGGGTAATGGCTCATATGTTTAGAGATAAAGCAAGCAAAAAAACAGGTACTATAACAAAAGTTGGATTAAATACTTTTGTAGATCCGAGAGTAGAAGGTGGAAAGGTAAATGAAAAAACTGTAGAAGATATAGTTCAAGTGATAGATATTTTAGGTGAAGAAAACTTGATATATAAATGCCCTAATATTGATGTGGCATTTATTAGAGGCACATATGCTGACGAAAAGGGAAATATTACAATGGACCATGAAGCTACTTATTCTGAGGCCACAGTTATAGCACAAGCTGTTAAAAATTGTGGGGGAATAGTTATAGTACAAGTTGAAAAAGTTGTTAAATCAGGGACTTTAAATCCAAGGAATGTTAAAATACCAAGAATCTATGTTGACTATATAGTTGAAGCAAAAGATGAAGAAGATCAAGCTCAAATATTAGGTCATAGCTATGACTCTTCACTTACTGGGGATGTAAATATGGTAGTAGATGGATTAGAACCATTAAAATTAGATGAGAGGAAAATTATTAATAGAAGAGCAGCAATGGAATTGGTTAAAGGGCAAGTTGCAAATATTGGAATTGGGATGCCAGAAGGAACTTCAAATATTGCTAATGAAGAAGGAATTGGAGATTTTTTCACTTTAACTGTAGAGCCAGGGGCAATCGGAGGAATTCCACAAGGTGGTAATAAATTTGGAGCATCAATAAATCCAGAATGTATGATCGATCAACCTACACAATTTGATTTTTACGATGGAGGTGGCTTAGATATAGCATTTCTAGGACTTGCACAAGTGGACAAGCGCGGTAATATCAATGTTAGTAAATTTGGACCAAAGGTTCCAGGTTGTGGCGGATTCATTAATATTACTCAAAATTCAAAAAAAGTAGTCTTTTGTGGGACATTTACAGCTAAAGGATTAGAGATAAAAATAGATGGTGGGAAACTAAAAATTATGAATGAGGGTATAAATAAAAAGTTTTTAGATTCTGTTGGACAAATTACTTTTAGTGGTAAGTATGCTATGAAAGTTAAACAATCAGTTATGTATATAACCGAAAGAGCAGTATTTGAGTTGAAAGAAGATGGATTACATTTAACAGAGATTGCACCGGGAATAGATATTCAAAGAGATATATTAGATGTAATGGATTTCGTACCAATAATAGATAATAATCTTAAATTAATGGATAAGAGAATATTTGTTGATAAATTAATGGGGCTAAATTAA
- a CDS encoding phosphoribosyl-AMP cyclohydrolase — protein MEICERVEQVDFEKCNGLVPTIVQDHVTKDVLMLAYMSEESLSKTLEGYTTWFYSRSRNELWNKGATSGHFQYVKEIKIDCDNDTILILVEQTGAACHTGNRSCFYRDL, from the coding sequence ATGGAAATTTGTGAAAGAGTAGAGCAAGTAGATTTTGAAAAGTGCAATGGGTTAGTGCCAACTATAGTTCAAGATCATGTAACTAAGGATGTTCTGATGCTTGCATATATGTCAGAAGAAAGTTTAAGTAAGACATTAGAGGGATATACGACTTGGTTTTATAGTAGAAGCAGAAATGAGCTATGGAATAAAGGTGCAACTTCTGGACATTTTCAATATGTGAAAGAAATAAAAATAGATTGTGATAATGATACAATTTTAATACTTGTAGAGCAAACCGGAGCAGCATGTCATACTGGAAATAGGAGTTGTTTTTACAGAGACTTATAA
- the hisD gene encoding histidinol dehydrogenase: MLKFMEITESNKKSLIDELKGRSTETEQEIILSVNNILSKVKKEGDKALFELTKTFDKVNLKTLEVSASEIDECFNSVEDDFIVALKEAKVNIEEYHNKQKANGFLMTKDNGVYLGQRVLPLERVGVYVPGGTAAYPSSVLMNVIPAKVAGVDEIVMVTPPDKDGGINPYIGVAARIAGIDKIYKVGGAQAIGALAYGTETIGKVDKIVGPGNIFVATAKKLVFGEVDIDMIAGPSEILVIADEKSDPSFVAADLMSQAEHDKLASSVLITTSKELYEKVEIELERQVKTLEREEIIRTSLKDFGSAIICKTIEECIDISNAIAPEHLEIMVDEPMKYLGMVRNAGSVFLGRYCPEPIGDYFGGTNHVLPTSGTARFFSPLSVDSFIKKSSFIYYSKEAIMENGEKIITLANKEGLTAHANSVKVRLNNGNL, from the coding sequence ATGTTAAAGTTTATGGAAATTACTGAAAGCAATAAGAAAAGCTTAATTGATGAACTTAAAGGAAGATCTACGGAAACGGAACAAGAAATAATTTTAAGTGTGAATAACATTTTGTCAAAAGTAAAAAAAGAAGGAGATAAAGCCTTATTTGAACTTACTAAGACATTTGATAAAGTTAATCTTAAAACTCTAGAAGTTTCAGCCAGTGAAATAGATGAATGTTTTAATAGTGTAGAAGATGATTTTATTGTAGCATTGAAGGAAGCTAAGGTGAATATAGAAGAATATCATAACAAGCAAAAGGCAAATGGATTTTTAATGACCAAAGATAATGGGGTTTATTTAGGTCAAAGAGTTCTTCCGCTAGAAAGGGTTGGTGTTTATGTTCCAGGAGGAACTGCAGCGTATCCATCATCAGTACTAATGAATGTAATACCAGCAAAGGTTGCTGGTGTAGATGAAATTGTAATGGTAACACCACCAGATAAAGATGGAGGAATTAATCCGTATATAGGAGTAGCTGCAAGAATTGCTGGAATAGATAAGATATACAAAGTTGGAGGAGCACAAGCTATTGGGGCTTTAGCTTATGGGACTGAAACCATTGGAAAAGTTGATAAAATTGTAGGACCAGGAAATATATTTGTTGCGACAGCTAAGAAATTAGTATTTGGAGAAGTTGATATAGATATGATTGCAGGTCCTAGTGAAATATTGGTTATTGCAGATGAAAAATCTGATCCTAGTTTTGTTGCAGCAGATTTAATGTCTCAAGCAGAACATGATAAATTAGCATCATCTGTATTAATTACAACATCTAAAGAGTTATACGAAAAGGTTGAAATTGAATTAGAAAGACAAGTTAAAACTCTTGAAAGAGAAGAGATAATAAGAACTTCTCTTAAAGATTTCGGAAGTGCAATAATTTGTAAAACCATTGAAGAATGTATTGATATTTCTAATGCTATTGCACCTGAACATTTAGAAATTATGGTTGATGAGCCTATGAAATACTTAGGTATGGTTAGAAATGCTGGTTCTGTATTCTTAGGTAGATATTGCCCAGAACCAATAGGAGATTATTTTGGTGGAACAAACCATGTATTACCTACAAGTGGAACAGCAAGATTCTTCTCACCTTTATCAGTAGATAGTTTTATAAAAAAATCATCTTTCATTTATTATTCAAAAGAAGCAATTATGGAAAATGGAGAAAAAATCATAACATTAGCTAATAAAGAGGGACTAACAGCTCATGCTAATTCTGTAAAAGTGAGATTAAACAATGGGAATCTATAA
- a CDS encoding ATP phosphoribosyltransferase, translating to MSISIALTKGRLEKETIKILDKANYDPSELKDKGRKLVFKDKTQDIKYFLVKAADSITYVEHGVADLGVVGKDTILESDNNCYEVLDLGFGKCGFIVASLPETDLFKKVGHVKIGTKYPKVAKDYFKKKGMDVEVIKIEGSVELAPILGLCDGIVDIMETGTTLKENGLVVLDGICEISARLIVNKASFKMKQNEIWEFIDRIKEVINN from the coding sequence GTATAGCATTAACCAAAGGCAGATTAGAAAAAGAAACAATTAAAATTTTAGATAAAGCGAACTATGATCCTTCAGAATTAAAAGATAAAGGAAGAAAGCTTGTATTTAAAGATAAAACACAAGATATAAAATATTTTTTAGTAAAGGCTGCTGATTCAATAACTTATGTAGAACATGGTGTAGCTGATCTTGGTGTTGTTGGCAAAGATACTATTTTAGAAAGTGATAATAACTGTTATGAAGTATTAGATTTAGGTTTTGGAAAGTGTGGATTTATAGTGGCATCATTGCCAGAAACTGATCTCTTTAAGAAAGTTGGCCATGTGAAAATAGGAACTAAATATCCAAAGGTAGCAAAAGATTACTTTAAAAAGAAAGGCATGGATGTTGAAGTTATAAAAATAGAAGGTTCAGTAGAGCTTGCACCAATACTAGGATTATGTGATGGTATTGTAGATATTATGGAAACAGGTACAACACTCAAAGAAAATGGATTAGTTGTATTAGATGGGATTTGTGAAATAAGTGCAAGATTAATTGTAAATAAAGCAAGTTTTAAAATGAAACAAAATGAAATTTGGGAATTCATAGATAGAATTAAAGAAGTGATTAATAATTGA
- a CDS encoding imidazole glycerol phosphate synthase subunit HisF has product MHTKRIIPCLDVKEGRVVKGINFEGLVDVGDPVAFAEYYNKQGADELVFLDITATHENRGIMEKVVQSVAEKIFIPFTVGGGLKTLEDIKSILRAGADKVSLNSAAVRDKNLIKEGAFYFGNQCIVLAADAKRRADNTGWNVVINGGRIDTGMDLLTWVEEATSLGAGEILLTSMDADGTKKGFDLELTKAVSDITNVPVIASGGCGCLEDFYDVFESNIADAALAASLFHYGELTVDEVKQYLSNKSIPVRL; this is encoded by the coding sequence ATGCATACAAAAAGAATTATTCCTTGTCTTGATGTGAAGGAAGGCAGAGTTGTTAAGGGCATAAATTTTGAAGGATTAGTTGATGTTGGTGATCCTGTTGCTTTTGCAGAATATTATAATAAGCAAGGCGCAGATGAATTGGTTTTTTTAGATATAACTGCAACTCATGAAAATAGAGGTATAATGGAAAAAGTTGTTCAAAGTGTGGCTGAAAAGATTTTTATTCCTTTCACTGTAGGAGGAGGATTAAAAACTTTAGAAGATATAAAATCTATACTTAGAGCAGGTGCAGATAAGGTGAGTTTAAATTCAGCAGCTGTTAGAGATAAAAACCTTATAAAAGAAGGAGCATTTTATTTTGGTAACCAATGTATAGTATTGGCAGCAGATGCAAAGAGAAGAGCTGATAATACTGGCTGGAATGTAGTGATTAACGGTGGAAGAATTGATACGGGAATGGATTTGTTAACGTGGGTTGAAGAAGCAACCTCACTTGGTGCTGGAGAAATTCTTTTAACTTCTATGGATGCAGATGGAACTAAAAAGGGCTTTGATTTAGAACTAACTAAAGCTGTAAGCGACATAACCAATGTTCCTGTAATTGCATCAGGAGGATGTGGATGCTTAGAGGATTTTTATGATGTGTTTGAGAGCAACATAGCAGATGCAGCGCTTGCAGCTTCACTTTTTCATTATGGGGAATTGACAGTTGACGAAGTTAAACAATATTTAAGTAATAAAAGTATTCCTGTACGTCTTTAA
- a CDS encoding imidazoleglycerol-phosphate dehydratase HisB, with product MLDRCSKKDRTTKETSIKLEINLDGSGNGEINTGVGFFDHMLNLFAFHSKTDLKVLAKGDLDICDHHTIEDIGITLGEAFKEAIGDKVGINRYGTFYVPMDETLALVSLDISNRPFLVFDCDFKREKVGEMATEMVVEFFRAFAFNAGITLHLKVLYGENDHHKIEALFKAFGRAIKEAKFRNDENGVPSTKGSL from the coding sequence ATGTTGGATAGATGCTCAAAAAAGGATAGAACAACAAAAGAAACTAGTATTAAATTAGAAATAAATTTAGATGGAAGTGGAAATGGTGAAATAAATACAGGAGTTGGGTTCTTTGATCATATGCTAAATTTATTTGCATTTCATAGCAAAACTGATTTGAAAGTGTTAGCAAAAGGAGATCTAGATATATGTGATCATCATACAATAGAAGACATTGGAATAACACTTGGAGAAGCATTTAAAGAAGCAATAGGAGATAAAGTAGGCATAAATAGATATGGAACTTTTTATGTACCAATGGATGAAACTTTAGCTTTAGTATCATTAGATATAAGTAATAGACCTTTTTTAGTTTTTGATTGTGATTTTAAAAGAGAAAAAGTTGGAGAAATGGCTACTGAAATGGTAGTTGAATTCTTTAGAGCTTTTGCTTTTAATGCTGGAATAACACTTCATTTAAAAGTTTTGTATGGAGAAAATGATCATCATAAAATAGAAGCATTATTTAAGGCATTTGGAAGAGCTATAAAGGAAGCAAAATTTAGAAATGATGAAAATGGAGTTCCATCAACTAAAGGAAGTTTGTAA
- the hisE gene encoding phosphoribosyl-ATP diphosphatase yields MDENISALYDVILKRKTEGEEGSYTRYLFEKGTDKILKKVGEECTEVIISCKDDNKEEQINEICDLTYHVLVLMAQMGISVEEVSTELEKRKNKINNFKGERKPVTNV; encoded by the coding sequence ATGGATGAGAATATAAGTGCTTTATATGATGTTATTTTAAAAAGAAAGACTGAAGGAGAGGAAGGGTCTTATACAAGGTATCTTTTTGAAAAGGGAACAGATAAAATATTAAAAAAAGTTGGTGAAGAATGTACAGAAGTTATAATAAGCTGTAAAGATGACAATAAGGAAGAACAAATTAATGAAATTTGTGATCTTACATATCATGTACTTGTTTTAATGGCTCAAATGGGAATTTCAGTTGAAGAAGTTTCAACTGAACTTGAAAAAAGAAAAAATAAAATTAATAACTTTAAGGGTGAAAGAAAACCAGTAACAAATGTTTAG